The proteins below come from a single Oscillospiraceae bacterium genomic window:
- a CDS encoding glycoside hydrolase family 3 C-terminal domain-containing protein, producing the protein MPCVRHLPRCTDCSPRPYEEVHRALARRAAEEGIILLKNENHTLPLPSGCRIALYGTGALHTLKGGTGSGDVNARETVSIRDGLYAAGFQIANEAWLQHCDTIYRQARSKWRGRVWEQLETGQQPHFFAAYVNTPFQAPACAPAKAACDAALYVLSRSSGEGADRKNEPGDYLLSKWEMQDLRSLCSFYPSVILVLNTGGIVDLSVLDELPRIHAVLLLSQPGMEGGNALADVLRGAVSPSGRLTDCWPLRLQDCPCMQQPSPDPRTVRYHEGIFVGYRYFDTFDVPVRFGFGDGLSYTQFSIQAGCLRLERGNRPRFVLDCTVQNTGDRWSAKEVMQLYATCPCALQPKEYRRLVAFAKTGLLAPGQKQTLALEFSPDALASFDPQAGGWVLDAKTYGLWLGNSLQSCRLIGGIQLEQREVLEQVSLCWPDAPQDWFSPGMKHCLEKRRSLEKELLQQGLPILPVRPGLLLGSARSRPHPDPNAEKALAIASQLDDDSLVRLCVGQWHKDDESQLGSAGVSVPGSAGETQEIGGDIRVPSLVLADGPAGLRLASCYFTQKGQPLIPPLEQCFENGFLARGEYNPGGTRHYQYCTAFPIGTMLAQSWNTCLLQEVGAAVGYEMALFGVSLWLAPGMNIHRSPLCGRNFEYFSEDPLLSGQMAAAITRGVQSCPGCGVTLKHFACNNQETERLESNSLVSERALREIYLRGFQIAVQSAQPSAIMTSYNLVNGVHAANSAALCTAIARCEWGFAGIFMTDWDTTSSRRCTAEGCIQAGNDLLMPGSRREYSALLCALRDGRLDRRLLRSCAGRIIKTALGLSAPTAP; encoded by the coding sequence ATGCCATGTGTTCGTCACCTGCCCCGCTGCACCGATTGCTCCCCCCGCCCCTACGAAGAAGTGCACCGCGCCCTTGCCCGCCGGGCTGCGGAGGAAGGCATCATCCTTTTGAAAAACGAAAACCACACGCTTCCTCTGCCCTCCGGCTGCCGCATTGCCCTCTACGGCACAGGCGCTCTGCACACCCTGAAGGGCGGGACCGGATCGGGAGATGTAAACGCCCGGGAAACCGTTTCCATCCGCGACGGCCTGTACGCCGCCGGCTTTCAGATCGCCAACGAAGCCTGGCTGCAGCACTGTGACACCATCTATCGCCAGGCCCGCAGCAAATGGCGGGGCCGCGTCTGGGAACAGCTGGAAACCGGCCAGCAGCCCCACTTTTTTGCCGCGTATGTCAACACGCCCTTTCAGGCTCCCGCCTGTGCGCCTGCCAAAGCGGCCTGCGATGCTGCACTGTATGTATTGAGCCGGTCCTCGGGAGAAGGGGCAGACCGCAAAAACGAGCCCGGCGACTATCTGCTCTCGAAATGGGAAATGCAGGACCTGCGCAGTCTGTGCAGCTTTTATCCCTCTGTCATTCTGGTGCTGAACACCGGCGGCATCGTGGACCTTTCGGTTTTGGACGAGCTGCCCCGGATCCATGCCGTGCTGCTGCTCTCACAGCCCGGCATGGAAGGCGGAAACGCCCTGGCCGACGTGCTGCGCGGCGCCGTGTCCCCCAGCGGGCGGCTCACCGACTGCTGGCCGCTGCGGCTGCAGGACTGCCCCTGTATGCAGCAGCCTTCCCCTGACCCCCGCACCGTTCGGTACCATGAGGGGATTTTTGTGGGATACCGCTACTTTGACACCTTTGACGTACCGGTTCGATTTGGATTTGGAGATGGCCTTTCCTACACGCAGTTTTCCATCCAGGCCGGCTGCCTGCGCCTGGAACGGGGAAACCGGCCCCGGTTTGTGCTGGACTGCACCGTGCAAAACACCGGGGACCGCTGGAGCGCAAAAGAGGTGATGCAGCTCTACGCCACCTGTCCCTGCGCCCTGCAGCCAAAAGAATACCGCCGGCTGGTCGCCTTTGCCAAAACCGGCCTGCTGGCGCCCGGGCAGAAACAGACACTTGCACTGGAATTTTCTCCCGATGCTCTCGCCTCTTTTGATCCGCAGGCGGGCGGCTGGGTACTGGACGCCAAAACCTATGGCCTTTGGCTGGGAAACTCGCTGCAGAGCTGCCGCCTGATTGGCGGCATACAGCTGGAACAGCGGGAGGTACTGGAACAGGTTTCGCTCTGCTGGCCGGACGCACCGCAGGACTGGTTTTCTCCCGGAATGAAGCACTGCCTGGAAAAGCGCCGCTCTCTGGAAAAAGAACTCCTGCAGCAGGGGCTGCCCATCCTGCCGGTCCGCCCGGGCTTGCTGCTCGGCTCCGCCCGCTCTCGTCCGCACCCCGACCCCAACGCCGAAAAAGCCCTTGCAATCGCCTCGCAGCTGGATGATGATTCGCTGGTGCGGCTCTGTGTGGGCCAATGGCACAAAGACGACGAAAGCCAACTGGGGTCCGCCGGGGTGAGCGTGCCCGGGTCTGCCGGCGAAACCCAGGAAATCGGCGGGGACATCCGGGTTCCCTCTCTGGTCCTGGCGGATGGGCCCGCCGGCCTGCGGCTGGCCAGCTGCTATTTCACCCAAAAAGGGCAGCCGCTGATCCCGCCTTTGGAACAGTGCTTTGAAAACGGCTTTCTGGCCCGCGGCGAGTACAACCCGGGCGGCACCCGGCACTACCAGTACTGCACTGCATTTCCCATTGGAACCATGCTGGCCCAATCCTGGAACACCTGCCTTTTGCAGGAAGTGGGGGCCGCCGTGGGCTACGAAATGGCTCTGTTTGGGGTCAGCCTCTGGCTGGCGCCCGGCATGAACATCCACCGCAGCCCACTCTGCGGCCGCAATTTTGAATATTTTTCCGAAGACCCGCTTTTGTCCGGCCAGATGGCGGCCGCCATCACCCGGGGAGTCCAGTCCTGCCCGGGCTGCGGCGTCACCCTCAAGCACTTTGCCTGCAACAACCAGGAGACCGAACGGCTGGAATCCAACAGCCTGGTTTCGGAACGGGCTCTGCGCGAAATTTATCTGCGGGGTTTTCAAATCGCCGTACAGTCGGCCCAGCCCAGTGCCATTATGACCAGCTACAATCTGGTAAACGGCGTCCATGCGGCAAACAGTGCCGCCCTCTGCACAGCCATCGCCCGCTGCGAATGGGGCTTTGCCGGCATCTTTATGACCGACTGGGACACCACGTCCAGCCGCCGCTGCACCGCCGAGGGCTGCATCCAGGCCGGCAACGATCTGTTGATGCCCGGCAGCCGGCGGGAGTACAGCGCGCTGCTGTGCGCTCTCCGCGATGGCAGGCTGGACCGCCGGCTGCTGCGCAGCTGTGCCGGGCGGATCATCAAAACGGCGCTGGGGCTCTCCGCCCCCACAGCGCCCTGA